Proteins from a genomic interval of Rhodothermus marinus:
- the tsaB gene encoding tRNA (adenosine(37)-N6)-threonylcarbamoyltransferase complex dimerization subunit type 1 TsaB, protein MKPLLLALETATDVCGVALFAGEALCFEAILQRGRVHSEQLAPLIANALERCALQAADLDAVAVSMGPGSYTGLRVGVSTAKGLAEATGARLIGVPTLEALAASVTPYAAAGDVVVPLLNSRRTEVYTAAYRITSDATLELLAEPAALEAASVPDWLPRPDDGGHLWLVGEGTARVAAHLTEPPASLRLLDPLQHNLRAFWVGRLGLERYRSGRFEDVASFEPFYLKDFVAKPHRRAPAASLSS, encoded by the coding sequence ATGAAACCCCTACTGCTTGCTCTGGAAACGGCCACGGACGTGTGCGGGGTGGCCCTGTTTGCGGGCGAAGCGCTCTGCTTCGAGGCCATCCTGCAGCGCGGACGTGTCCATTCCGAGCAGTTGGCTCCGCTGATTGCCAATGCCCTGGAGCGGTGCGCGCTGCAGGCTGCCGATCTGGACGCCGTGGCCGTCTCCATGGGGCCGGGCTCCTACACGGGCCTCCGCGTGGGCGTCAGCACGGCCAAAGGACTGGCCGAAGCGACCGGTGCCCGGCTGATCGGGGTACCCACGCTGGAGGCACTGGCTGCCTCGGTCACGCCCTACGCTGCGGCCGGCGACGTCGTCGTCCCGCTGCTGAACTCGCGCCGTACCGAGGTGTACACGGCCGCCTACCGGATCACGTCTGATGCCACGCTGGAGTTGCTGGCCGAACCCGCTGCGCTGGAAGCGGCCTCGGTGCCCGACTGGCTGCCACGGCCGGACGACGGCGGCCACCTCTGGCTGGTGGGCGAAGGCACGGCACGCGTGGCAGCGCACCTGACCGAGCCGCCCGCTTCGCTCCGGCTGCTCGATCCCCTGCAGCACAACCTGCGGGCCTTCTGGGTGGGGCGGCTCGGACTGGAACGCTACCGGTCCGGACGCTTCGAGGATGTGGCGAGCTTCGAGCCCTTCTACCTGAAGGATTTTGTGGCAAAGCCGCACCGCCGCGCGCCGGCCGCTTCCCTTTCCTCCTGA
- the fusA gene encoding elongation factor G, translating to MKVYEATHIRNVALVGHQGSGKTMLAEAMLYTAGVISRMGSIEEGNTVSDYHPSEKERGMSVFTSLLHVPWQDHKINVLDTPGYPDFVGEVLAALRVADLAIYVMNAVEGVQVGTELAWEYGLKQEIPSMFVVNHLDRAESDFRTLVAQIKERFGRGATVVQIPAGTGTRTIIDVLHMKQLTYPKGSLTPEENEIDPAFREEAEELHTALIEDIAENDEGLMELYFEKGTLTEDEMRKGLRAAMIRRQLFPIFVVSATEVIGISRLLSFLVNVAPSPADMPPAKLVDGGTLAPDPSGPPVAFIFRTMAEQHVGDFSYFRVYSGTLEQGMDLENAQTGTMERLGTLYAMNGREREAVPRMVAGDLGATVKLRDTHTNNTLRPKGTSYVLPPIEFPEPRYAVAVRPLREGDEDKMMQGLHQLVEEDPSLKIIQDPLLRQIVLAGQGEMHLEIARFRLKNRFGVEVEFVKPKVAYRETIQTSARTSYRHKKQTGGAGQFADISIHIEPLTEPFQPPSDITVRGEVTVETNWGARVHFVDAIVGGVIDMKRFFGAIQKGVLEAMQNGPIAGYPVGDVRVIIYHGGMHPVDSNEAAFKTAARMAFREAFKKAQPVLLEPIDEVEVIVPDAFTGDVMGDLNTRRARIQGIETEGVFQKIKAYVPEAELYRYATTLRSLTQGRGIHRARFSHYEPMPRHVQEKVVAEAEAMQEA from the coding sequence ATGAAGGTCTACGAAGCCACGCACATTCGTAACGTTGCGCTGGTCGGACACCAGGGGAGCGGTAAAACAATGCTGGCCGAGGCGATGCTCTACACGGCCGGCGTCATCTCGCGCATGGGGTCGATCGAAGAGGGCAACACGGTCAGCGACTACCACCCCAGCGAGAAGGAGCGCGGCATGTCGGTCTTCACGTCGCTGCTGCATGTGCCCTGGCAGGACCATAAAATCAATGTGCTCGACACGCCGGGCTACCCGGACTTCGTCGGAGAAGTACTGGCCGCGCTCCGGGTGGCGGATCTGGCCATCTACGTGATGAACGCTGTCGAAGGCGTCCAGGTGGGCACGGAGCTGGCCTGGGAGTACGGTCTCAAGCAGGAGATTCCGTCGATGTTCGTGGTCAACCACCTGGACCGGGCCGAGTCCGATTTCCGTACGCTGGTAGCGCAGATCAAGGAACGGTTCGGGCGCGGGGCCACGGTGGTGCAAATTCCGGCCGGGACGGGCACGCGCACGATCATCGACGTGCTGCACATGAAGCAGCTCACCTACCCGAAAGGCAGCCTCACGCCGGAGGAAAACGAGATCGATCCGGCCTTCCGCGAGGAGGCGGAAGAGCTCCATACGGCGCTCATCGAAGACATTGCGGAAAACGATGAGGGCCTGATGGAGCTCTACTTCGAGAAGGGCACGCTTACCGAAGACGAAATGCGCAAGGGGCTCCGGGCGGCCATGATCCGCCGACAGCTCTTCCCGATCTTCGTGGTGAGCGCCACCGAGGTGATCGGCATCTCGCGGCTGCTGAGTTTTCTGGTCAACGTGGCACCCTCGCCCGCCGACATGCCACCCGCGAAGCTGGTGGACGGCGGCACGCTGGCGCCCGATCCGTCGGGGCCGCCGGTGGCCTTCATCTTCCGCACGATGGCCGAGCAGCATGTGGGCGATTTCTCCTACTTCCGCGTCTACTCGGGCACGCTGGAGCAGGGGATGGACCTGGAAAACGCCCAGACCGGCACCATGGAGCGGCTGGGTACGCTCTATGCCATGAACGGGCGTGAGCGGGAGGCCGTCCCGCGCATGGTGGCCGGCGATCTGGGCGCCACGGTCAAGCTCCGCGACACGCACACGAACAACACGCTCCGGCCCAAAGGGACGTCCTACGTGCTGCCGCCCATCGAATTCCCCGAGCCGCGCTACGCGGTGGCCGTGCGCCCGCTCCGCGAGGGCGACGAAGACAAGATGATGCAGGGGCTGCACCAGCTCGTCGAGGAGGATCCCTCGCTGAAGATCATTCAGGATCCGCTGTTGCGCCAGATCGTGCTGGCCGGACAGGGCGAGATGCACCTGGAGATCGCCCGTTTCCGGCTCAAGAACCGCTTTGGCGTGGAGGTGGAGTTCGTCAAGCCGAAGGTAGCCTACCGGGAGACGATCCAGACGAGCGCCCGCACCTCCTACCGCCACAAGAAGCAGACGGGCGGTGCCGGACAGTTCGCCGACATTTCCATCCACATCGAGCCGTTGACCGAACCGTTCCAGCCGCCCTCGGACATCACCGTGCGCGGCGAGGTGACCGTCGAGACGAACTGGGGCGCGCGCGTGCACTTCGTCGATGCGATCGTGGGAGGCGTCATCGACATGAAGCGGTTCTTCGGCGCCATCCAGAAAGGCGTGCTGGAGGCCATGCAGAACGGTCCGATCGCGGGCTATCCGGTGGGCGACGTGCGCGTGATCATCTACCACGGCGGTATGCACCCGGTCGACTCCAACGAGGCGGCCTTCAAGACGGCCGCCCGCATGGCCTTCCGCGAGGCGTTCAAGAAAGCGCAACCCGTGCTGCTGGAGCCCATCGACGAGGTGGAGGTGATCGTGCCCGACGCCTTCACCGGTGACGTGATGGGCGATCTGAACACGCGCCGCGCCCGCATTCAGGGGATCGAGACGGAAGGCGTCTTCCAGAAGATCAAGGCCTACGTGCCCGAGGCCGAGCTGTACCGCTACGCCACGACGCTGCGCTCGCTCACGCAGGGACGCGGTATCCATCGGGCCCGCTTCAGCCACTACGAGCCCATGCCGCGCCACGTGCAGGAGAAAGTCGTGGCCGAGGCCGAGGCCATGCAGGAGGCCTGA
- the accD gene encoding acetyl-CoA carboxylase, carboxyltransferase subunit beta, whose amino-acid sequence MAWFKRKTQGILTSRDEQIDVPEGQWEKCPECSHILHRRELAEHARVCPKCGHHFPMTSLDYFRLIFDEGRFTLHDQHLTSADPLEFVDRKPYTVRLEEARRQTGLNEAAQRATGTVGGHRISAAALDFRFIGGSMGSVVGEVVARAIKTAYTERIPLLIISQSGGARMMEGILSLMQMAKTAALLTRLDEARLPYISLMTNPTTGGVTASFAMLGDINLAEPGALIGFAGPRVIRQAVGQDLPPGFQSAEFLREHGFLDDIVDRRQLRRYLIHLLDLLLESGAPLPETPSSS is encoded by the coding sequence ATGGCCTGGTTCAAGCGCAAGACGCAGGGCATTCTGACCTCCCGCGACGAGCAGATCGACGTTCCGGAAGGCCAGTGGGAAAAGTGTCCCGAGTGCTCCCACATCCTGCACCGGCGTGAGTTGGCCGAGCATGCCCGCGTGTGCCCGAAGTGCGGGCATCATTTTCCCATGACGAGCCTGGACTACTTCCGGCTCATCTTCGACGAAGGACGCTTCACGCTGCACGACCAGCACCTGACCTCGGCCGACCCGCTGGAGTTCGTCGATCGCAAGCCGTACACCGTGCGCCTCGAAGAAGCCCGGCGCCAGACCGGCCTCAACGAGGCGGCGCAACGGGCCACCGGCACGGTGGGCGGCCACCGCATCTCGGCGGCTGCGCTGGACTTCCGCTTCATCGGGGGCTCGATGGGTTCAGTCGTGGGCGAGGTTGTCGCCCGCGCCATCAAGACGGCCTACACCGAACGGATCCCGCTCCTGATCATCTCCCAGAGCGGCGGCGCCCGCATGATGGAAGGCATCCTCAGCCTGATGCAGATGGCCAAGACGGCCGCGCTGCTCACCCGGCTCGATGAAGCACGGCTTCCTTATATCTCTCTGATGACAAACCCCACCACGGGCGGCGTGACGGCTTCGTTCGCCATGCTGGGCGACATCAACCTGGCCGAGCCCGGCGCTCTGATCGGCTTTGCCGGCCCGCGCGTCATCCGTCAGGCGGTGGGCCAGGACCTGCCGCCCGGCTTCCAGAGCGCCGAGTTTCTGCGGGAGCACGGCTTTCTGGACGACATCGTGGATCGTCGCCAGCTCCGGCGCTACCTGATTCACCTGCTGGATTTGCTGCTGGAATCCGGCGCCCCCTTGCCCGAAACCCCGTCGTCGTCGTAG